One window of the Eucalyptus grandis isolate ANBG69807.140 chromosome 6, ASM1654582v1, whole genome shotgun sequence genome contains the following:
- the LOC120294527 gene encoding disease resistance protein RUN1-like, whose translation MAKTKLNRGGTGAGSHSGDGRREREAAERAASRGRRCGNSGAAVSKQLVAAPSGDAGRCFCFCCSVLFEPEEGEGRTAGRQHGGGLGFASSSGACGRATMTARGDDCSSVFVGLRDNEEIRQGEKIGDELLHAIKSSKIYVPIFSRDYASSAWCLRELEHMVECLGKAKDKMILPIFYDVDPDDVKLRTRLYLDSLEKHEGKFGCDVLQWKEALTEVAKIRGLSLKNRGHGEIINAIMDKVVTKLMKRRRNLPDYLVGIHDQVEAIVDLLNEGSCDFRYLVIHGMGGIGKTTLASAVFNRISNQFEGYSFLSDVRESAQRGRIIDLQKQLLSEILQGRSPEIHSSIDVGINIIRERFCHKKVLLVIDDVDKWDQLSKLAGKSDWFGPGSKIIITTRDINFLPIKEEEEGSFQAHCKEFEIYDMKEMDSYDAFQLFSQHALGMDFPPPHYEDISRKITYKTGGLPLALEVIGSSLFGKNKTIWKDTLKKLHSMPKQEVFVKLKISYDMLDDAQRDIFLDIACYFIGKDRLHPFYMWKASGYFPKTDLLVLTRMSLIKIEEDDTLWMHDHLRDLGREIIRLEDNDPGKRSRLWMPDNVLNVVQRKQVSDKIVALTLTGDSKGRNFTNEEFSKLPNLRFLELEGGNLVGDFKNLLSKLAWFSWTHFPSKLKVKNLRLEKLVVLELSRGDLGDWAEWEQCMVSNNLKVIHINDGENLHRTPDFSKLPFALGGLRSLSTLYIEYMNVEDIHHSIGEMMHLKYLSFNNCLLRKVPNSIEKLSLVELDLSMTKIIELPHCIGDLKKLTKLSLQGTLIKKLPNSIGELESLIELDLAYLDIAELPTCIGNLKKLEGLYLQGSAIRELSKTIGMLENLKELDASLCGNLEGEIPNEIGALSFLRMLNLCHSQIRRLPTSMNQLSHLQQLNLNQCEELEQISELPMSLKYLDLPSHLLWTVTNLSYLTNLVQLRMSRGTPQLSEFGDGAPNIEWIKGLSKLEDLSFHVKDVLFSLNDLATLSRLQHLKMTWINRSLIAPPSSLSSLALFNLRSPEVILDDVRGEQLEKPIILGVWNSELLERLLGFPSLKGLEILSVTYCRG comes from the exons ATGGCCAAAACGAAGCTGAACAGAGGCGGAACAGGGGCTGGGTCGCACAGCGGGGACGGCAGGCGCGAGCGTGAGGCGGCGGAGCGCGCGGCGtcgcgcgggcggcggtgcggcaaCTCCGGTGCGGCGGTGTCCAAGCAGCTGGTCGCGGCTCCTTCCGGCGACGCTGGacgctgcttctgcttctgctgttcGGTTCTGTTCGAaccagaggagggagaggggcgGACGGCCGGACGGCAGCACGGCGGCGGGCTCGGGTTCGCGAGCAGCTCCGGTGCTTGCGGGCGTGCGACGATGACGGCGAGAGGCGATGACTGCAGTTCAGTCTTCGTTGGTCTTCG AGACAACGAAGAGATCCGACAGGGCGAAAAGATCGGAGATGAGCTTTTGCATGCCATCAAATCCTCCAAAATATATGTGCCCATCTTCTCTAGGGACTACGCATCCAGTGCATGGTGTCTTCGCGAGCTCGAGCATATGGTGGAGTGTTTGGGCAAagcaaaagataaaatgatCCTACCTATTTTCTATGATGTCGATCCTGACGATGTGAAGCTCAGAACTCGATTGTACCTCGATTCTCTGGAGAAGCACGAGGGGAAGTTCGGCTGCGATGTTCTGCAGTGGAAGGAGGCTCTGACCGAGGTCGCAAAAATCAGAGGATTGAGCTTGAAGAACAGAGG TCATGGTGAAATCATCAATGCTATCATGGACAAGGTTGTGACCAAGCTaatgaaaagaaggagaaatctGCCTGATTATTTAGTTGGGATTCATGATCAAGTGGAAGCTATTGTGGACTTGTTAAACGAAGGTTCTTGTGATTTCCGTTACCTGGTCATCCATGGAATGGGCGGTATTGGTAAAACAACACTCGCAAGTGCCGTCTTTAATCGAATCTCCAATCAATTTGAAGGCTATAGCTTCCTCTCGGATGTTCGCGAATCTGCACAGCGTGGTAGAATTATTGACTTGCAAAAGCAGTTGTTGTCAGAAATTCTCCAAGGTCGATCTCCAGAGATCCACAGTTCCATTGATGTAGGAATTAACATAATTAGAGAAAGGTTTTGTCATAAGAAAGTCCTACTTGTTATTGATGACGTGGATAAATGGGACCAACTCTCTAAACTAGCAGGAAAGAGCGATTGGTTCGGTCCAGGGAGCAAAATCATCATTACAACGAGGGACATCAACTTTTTGCCAAtcaaagaggaggaagagggtaGTTTCCAAGCACATTGtaaagaatttgaaatctatGACATGAAAGAAATGGACTCTTATGATGCTTTTCAGCTTTTTAGTCAACATGCCTTAGGGATGGATTTCCCACCACCTCACTATGAAGATATCTCACGCAAAATTACCTACAAAACAGGTGGACTTCCATTAGCTCTTGAGGTTATTGGTTCCTCACTTTTcggcaaaaacaaaacaatttggAAAGACACATTGAAGAAATTACATTCAATGCCCAAGCAGGAAGTCTTCGTTAAATTAAAGATTAGTTATGATATGTTAGATGATGCTCAGAGAGATATCTTTCTTGACATTGCATGTTACTTCATTGGAAAAGACAGACTCCACCCGTTCTATATGTGGAAAGCTTCCGGCTATTTCCCAAAGACCGATCTACTTGTCCTTACTCGtatgtctttgataaagatAGAGGAAGATGATACGCTATGGATGCATGACCACcttagagatcttggaagagaaattATTCGACTTGAAGACAATGATCCCGGAAAGCGTAGCAGGTTGTGGATGCCCGACAATGTCTTGAATGTGGTTCAGCGGAAACAG GTGTCAGATAAAATTGTAGCCCTCACACTGACAGGAGACTCCAAAGGGCGGAATTTCACCAATGAAGAATTTTCAAAGTTGCCCAACTTAAGATTCTTGGAACTAGAGGGTGGGAACTTGGTAGGGGACTTTAAGAATCTTCTTTCCAAGTTAGCATGGTTCTCTTGGACTCATTTCCCTTCAAAATTAAAAGTGAAGAACTTACGTCTTGAGAAACTAGTCGTGCTCGAGCTTTCAAGAGGTGACTTAGGAGATTGGGCCGAATGGGAGCAATGCATG GTGAGCAATAACTTGAAAGTTATACACATCAATGATGGTGAAAACTTACATCGGACTCCTGACTTCTCAAAAT TACCTTTCGCATTAGGTGGTCTAAGATCCCTCTCAACGCTATATATAGAATATATGAATGTTGAAGACATTCATCATTCCATTGGAGAGATGATGCATTTGAAGTATTTGTCTTTCAATAATTGTTTGCTTAGAAAAGTTCCAAACTCcattgaaaaattatcattgGTTGAATTGGACTTGTCTATGACGAAAATCATAGAGTTGCCTCATTGTATCGGAGATCTTAAAAAGTTGACAAAGTTGAGTCTTCAAGGGACTCTGATAAAAAAGCTACCGAACTCAATAGGAGAGCTAGAGTCCTTGATTGAGCTAGATTTGGCGTATTTGGATATCGCAGAATTACCAACTTGCATTGGTAATCTCAAAAAATTGGAGGGTTTATATCTACAAGGGAGTGCAATAAGAGAGCTATCAAAGACCATAGGGATGTTGGAGAATCTTAAAGAATTGGATGCCTCGCTGTGTGGAAATCTAGAGGGGGAAATTCCAAATGAAATTGGGGCTTTATCCTTTTTGAGGATGCTAAATCTTTGCCATAGCCAGATTAGGAGATTGCCAACATCTATGAATCAGCTTTCCCATCTCCAACAACTCAATTTAAATCAGTGTGAGGAACTTGAACAAATTTCGGAGCTCCCCATGAGTTTGAAATATTTGGACTTACCATCTCATTTATTGTGGACCGTCACTAACCTCTCATACCTAACTAACTTAGTCCAGCTTCGTATGAGCAGAGGCACTCCTCAACTATCAGAATTTGGTGATGGGGCTCCAAATATAGAGTGGATCAAGGGGTTATCAAAACTGGAAGATTTGTCGTTTCATGTGAAAGATGTCTTGTTTTCTCTTAACGATTTGGCTACTCTTTCTCGGCTTCAACATCTTAAAATGACTTGGATCAACCGATCATTGATAGCGCCTCCGTCCAGTCTTAGTTCATTGGCTTTATTTAATCTCAGGTCGCCGGAGGTCATATTAGACGATGTGCGTGGAGAGCAGTTGGAGAAACCCATTATTTTGGGGGTGTGGAATAGTGAATTGCTTGAGCGGCTATTGGGTTTTCCGAGTTTAAAGGGGCTCGAAATTTTGTCAGTGACTTATTGCCGAGGCTAA
- the LOC120294526 gene encoding PX domain-containing protein EREX-like: MFGGGNELEGRTEHLSKLHKRNEELEAKSKADVKLLVKEVKSLRSSQSELKQELGRLMKEKIEVERTLQKEKQRAESASAANSKLLHECEILRNRLQECSVNFLSEEEDMLIVDTSSPSDAIDLLTTSDNRIGLLLAEAQLLAQDVENAVVKMDETRNANDGNGRTSDDELRKMLTDMFIDNATLRKQANSVIRCALNMYVQAEETDEEDEEVPLRKTVLSKFLER, from the exons ATGTTTGGAGGTGGAAATGAACTTGAAGGCCGAACAG AACACCTCAGTAAACTGCACAAACGTAATGAGGAGTTGGAAGCAAAATCAAAAGCTGATGTGAAGCTTCTTGTTAAAGAGGTTAAATCTCTTCGTAGTTCTCAGTCAGAATTAAAGCAGGAACTTGGCCGCCTcatgaaagagaaaatagaagtaGAG CGAACTCtacagaaagaaaaacagagggcGGAGTCTGCAAGTGCTGCTAATTCAAAGCTGCTGCATGAATGTGAAATTCTAAGAAATCGGCTTCAAGAATGTAGCGTTAATTTCcttagtgaagaagaagatatgttGATTGTGGATACCTCTTCACCGTCTGATGCAATAGATCTACTGACGACCTCTGACAATCGAATTGGCCTTCTTCTTGCAGAG GCCCAACTCCTTGCTCAAGATGTAGAAAATGCTGTTGTAAAAATGGATGAGACTCGGAATGCTAATGATGGCAATGGGAGGACCAGTGATGATGAATTGAGGAAGATGCTGACGGACATGTTCATTGACAATGCGACATTGAGGAAGCAAGCGAATTCAGTAATCCGTTGTGCTTTAAATATGTATGTCCAAGCCGAAGAAacggatgaagaagatgaagaagtccCTTTGCGAAAAACAGTTTTAAGCAAATTTTTAGAGAGATGA